GCTCGTCGACGCGATCGCCAATACCGGCCCCCGCGAGGAGACCGTCCGCCTGAAGTACGGTGGCATCAATGTCCCGAAGGCTGTCGACACCGCCCCCCAGCGCCGGGTCGACTCCGCCCTCGGTTTCCTCGCCATCGCCACCTACAACGGCTCCCACAAGAGCAAGCGCACGGCTGCCGACGTGCTCGCAGACGAGATTATCGCTGCGGCGAAGGGCGACGCAAAGGCCTTCTCCGTCTCGAAGAAAGAAGAACGCGAACGTGTTGCAAAGGCTGCACGGTAAAACCCTTTTTTTTGGTTCTGAGGCACTCCCATGACACGAAGAAAAAAGATGGTAGAGCGGGTCACCGAGCTGATGGACAAGCCGGACCGGATCCGCAACATTGGTATCGTAGCACACATCGACCATGGTAAGACCACCCTTTCTGACAACCTGCTTGCAGGCGCCGGGATGATCTCCGAGGAGCTCGCCGGTCACCAGCTCTTCATGGATTCCGACGCGGAGGAGCAGGCTCGCGGCATCACGATCGATGCCTCGAACGTTTCCATGGTCCACGAGTACGGTGGGCAGGAGTACCTCATCAACATGATCGACACTCCGGGCCACGTCGACTTCGGTGGCGACGTCACCCGTGCGATGCGTGCGGTGGACGGTGCGGTCGTCGTCGTGGACGCTGTCGAGGGCACCATGCCCCAGACCGAGACGGTGCTCCGCCAGGCCCTCAAGGAGGGTGTCAAGCCGGTTCTGTTCATCAACAAGGTGGACCGCCTGATCAACGAGATCAAGGTCGACCAGACCGAGATGCAGATCCGCCTCGGGCGTGTCATCGATAAGGTGAACAAGCTCATCAAGGGCATGAACGAGAAGATGTACAACGAGGGCTGGAAACTCGACGCCGCACAGGGCACTGTCGCTTTCGGCTCCGCGCTGTACAACTGGGCCGTCTCTGTCCCGTACATGAAGACGTCGGGCGTGAACTTCGGCGAGGTCTTTGACCGCTGCCGTGCCGGCGACATGAAGACCCTCGCCAAGAAGAGCCCGCTCGCCGACGTTCTCCTTGACACGGTCGTCAAGCACCTGCCGAACCCGATCCAGGCACAGGACCGCCGTGTCCACATCATCTGGCACGGCGACTATGAGTCCGAGGTCGGCAAGGCCATGGTCGGCTGCGACCCGAACGGCCCGATCGCCATGATGGTCACCGACATCTCCTTCGACCCGCACGCGGGCGAGGTCGCCACCGGCCGTCTCTTCTCCGGGACGCTCCGCCGCGGTGAAGAGGTCTACATCTCCGGCACCGCCGGCAAGTCCAACCGCCTCCAGCAGGTCGGTATCTTCATGGGCCCCGAGAGGATCGAGGTCGAGAGCCTCTGCGCCGGCAACATCGCCGCCGTCACCGGTCTCAAGGACGCGATCGTCGGTTCCACCGTCACGTCGATGATGGATATGACCCCGTTCGAGTCTCTCCAGCACTACTCCGAGCCTGTCATGACCGTCGCCGTCGAGGCGAAGAACATGAAGGACCTTCCGAAGCTCGTCACCGTGCTGCGGCAGGTCGCGAAGGAAGACCCGACCGTCCGCGTCACCATCAACGAGGAGACCGGCGAGCACCTGATCTCCGGCATGGGCGAACTCCACCTGGAGATCATCACCGGCCGTATCAAGCGCGACAAGGGCGTCGAGATCGTCACGTCCCCGCCGATCGTGGTGTACCGCGAGACTCCCACCCAGAAGGCGGGTCCGGTCGAGGGCAAGTCCCCGAACCGCCATAACAGGTTCTACATCGAGCTCGAACCCCTGAGCGACGAGGTTGTCCAGCTGATCAAGGACGGCGAGATCACGATGAACCTCCCTGAAATAGAGAGGCGTGAACTCCTCATAAAGGCCGGTTTCGAGAAGGATGAGGCGAAGAACCTCAGGGCCATCGAAGCGACGAACATGTTCTTCGACATGACCAAGGGTATCCAGTACCTCAACGAGACGATGGAACTCGTCCTCGAAGGCTGGCGCGAGGCCCTTGCGGGCGGCCCGCTTGCCGAGGAACAGGTGCAGAACCTGAAGATCCGCCTCGTCGATGTCAAGCTCCACGAGGACGCGATCCACCGCGGTCCGGCGCAGGTCATCCCTGCGGTCCGTTCC
The Methanofollis sp. genome window above contains:
- a CDS encoding elongation factor EF-2: MTRRKKMVERVTELMDKPDRIRNIGIVAHIDHGKTTLSDNLLAGAGMISEELAGHQLFMDSDAEEQARGITIDASNVSMVHEYGGQEYLINMIDTPGHVDFGGDVTRAMRAVDGAVVVVDAVEGTMPQTETVLRQALKEGVKPVLFINKVDRLINEIKVDQTEMQIRLGRVIDKVNKLIKGMNEKMYNEGWKLDAAQGTVAFGSALYNWAVSVPYMKTSGVNFGEVFDRCRAGDMKTLAKKSPLADVLLDTVVKHLPNPIQAQDRRVHIIWHGDYESEVGKAMVGCDPNGPIAMMVTDISFDPHAGEVATGRLFSGTLRRGEEVYISGTAGKSNRLQQVGIFMGPERIEVESLCAGNIAAVTGLKDAIVGSTVTSMMDMTPFESLQHYSEPVMTVAVEAKNMKDLPKLVTVLRQVAKEDPTVRVTINEETGEHLISGMGELHLEIITGRIKRDKGVEIVTSPPIVVYRETPTQKAGPVEGKSPNRHNRFYIELEPLSDEVVQLIKDGEITMNLPEIERRELLIKAGFEKDEAKNLRAIEATNMFFDMTKGIQYLNETMELVLEGWREALAGGPLAEEQVQNLKIRLVDVKLHEDAIHRGPAQVIPAVRSAVKAGILMAGDSLLEPLQKIQITVPMDQMGAATGQIQGRRGQVFDMQSMGDTITVSGKAPVAELFGFAGDIRSATEGRAMWSTEFAGFEVVPQGLLPEVVKAIRKRKGLKEQIPRPEDYLA